Proteins found in one Oncorhynchus mykiss isolate Arlee chromosome 17, USDA_OmykA_1.1, whole genome shotgun sequence genomic segment:
- the LOC110485459 gene encoding uncharacterized protein LOC110485459, translating into MGTEYLECRLCKMLLAGWSLEVLNQLDTSHRSMFPAILTYRLSCDLKVVRLMKERTPGNSVTRLYNQLREQHSLAWMSRTLYYLSVCDHFVVPGAAPLRVTPPPPFLDVPSIQWLLTVHGYNVLFQLEDFKARVTSIFGSILKMDSTKKVTKKLAGTAAWATNVVNEYGQALITVLTDSEGEGLLDMAAGLQQRYSQVLITVLTDNEGEGLLDMAAGLQQRYGQVLITVLTDSEGEGLLDMAAGLQQRYGQVLITVLTDSEGEGLLDMAAGLQQRYGQMLITVLTDSEGEGLLDMAAGLQQRYGQALITVLTDSEGEGLLDMAAGLQQRYGQALITVLTDSEGEGLLDMAAGLQQRYGQALITVLTDSEGEGLLDMAAGLQQRYGQALITVLTDSEGEGLLDMAAGLQQRYGQALITVLTDSEGEGLLDMAAGLQQRYGQALITVLTDSEGEGLLDMAAGLQQRYGQVLITVLTDSEGEGLLDMAAGLQQRYSKSGVAPPKLLSVDRDCHALMGKGKTAAMFSQWDELIVRLDVWHLIRRLARGVTTESSGSDHRELGE; encoded by the exons ATGGGGACAGAGTACCTGGAGTGCCGCCTCTGTAAGATGCTACTAGCAGGATGGTCGCTGGAGGTCTTGAACCAGCTGGACACAAGTCATCGCTCCATGTTCCCAGCCATCTTGACTTACAG GCTGTCCTGTGACCTGAAGGTGGTCAGGCTGATGAAAGAGAGGACACCGGGGAACAGTGTGACCAGGCTGTACAACCagctgagggagcagcacagCCTGGCCTGGATGAGTCGGACCCTgtactacctgtctgtctgtgaccacTTTGTAGTCCCAGGTGCTGCACCACTGAGggtaacacctcctcctcccttttTGGATGTGCCCTCAATCCAGTGGCTGCTGACTGTCCACGGCTACAACGTTCTGTTCCAGCTAGAGGACTTCAAGGCCAGAGTCACCTCCATCTTTGGGTCCATCCTGAAGATGGATTCAACCAAGAAG GTGACCAAGAAACTAGCTGGGACAGCAGCGTGGGCCACAAATGTTGTCAATGAGTACGGCCAGGCGCTCATTACGGTCCTCACTGACAGTGAAGGAGAGGGTCTGCTCGACATGGCAGCTGGCCTCCAGCAGCGCTACAGCCAGGTGCTCATTACGGTCCTCACTGACAACGAAGGAGAGGGCCTGCTCGACATGGCAGCTGGCCTCCAGCAGCGCTACGGCCAGGTGCTCATTACGGTCCTCACTGACAGTGAAGGAGAGGGCCTGCTCGACATGGCAGCTGGCCTCCAGCAGCGCTACGGCCAGGTGCTCATTACGGTCCTCACTGACAGTGAAGGAGAGGGCCTGCTCGACATGGCAGCTGGCCTCCAGCAGCGCTACGGCCAGATGCTCATTACAGTCCTCACTGACAGCGAAGGAGAGGGTCTGCTCGACATGGCAGCTGGCCTCCAGCAGCGCTACGGCCAGGCGCTCATTACGGTCCTCACTGACAGTGAAGGAGAGGGTCTGCTCGACATGGCAGCTGGCCTCCAGCAGCGCTACGGCCAGGCGCTCATTACGGTCCTCACTGACAGCGAAGGAGAGGGTCTGCTCGACATGGCAGCTGGCCTCCAGCAGCGCTACGGCCAGGCGCTCATTACGGTCCTCACTGACAGTGAAGGAGAGGGTCTGCTCGACATGGCAGCTGGCCTCCAGCAGCGCTACGGCCAGGCGCTCATTACGGTCCTCACTGACAGTGAAGGAGAGGGTCTGCTCGACATGGCAGCTGGCCTCCAGCAGCGCTACGGCCAGGCGCTCATTACGGTCCTCACTGACAGTGAAGGAGAGGGTCTGCTCGACATGGCAGCTGGCCTCCAGCAGCGCTACGGCCAGGCGCTCATTACGGTCCTCACTGACAGTGAAGGAGAGGGTCTGCTCGACATGGCAGCTGGCCTCCAGCAGCGCTACGGCCAGGTGCTCATTACGGTCCTCACTGACAGCGAAGGAGAGGGCCTGCTCGACATGGCAGCTGGCCTCCAGCAGCGCTACAGTAAATCTGGAGTGGCACCTCCCAAGCTGCTCTCTGTCGACCGGGACTGCCACGCCCTGATGGGAAAGGGGAAGACGGCAGCCATGTTCAGCCAGTGGGATGAGCTCATCGTCCGGCTGGATGTGTGGCACCTCATCCGTCGTTTAGCTCGGGGAGTGACCACAGAGAGTTCGGGGAGTGACCACAGAGAGCTCGGGGAGTGA